The following proteins are co-located in the Paenibacillus sp. JNUCC32 genome:
- a CDS encoding glycosyl hydrolase family 95 catalytic domain-containing protein yields MNSRIEEAIDWPVFMSRHDMLWSTRPISWDEGAFLGNGMLGAMMYSEEHRDKRNVLRFVLGRSDITASRPGNRDFPVRVPIGELALELEGWIYQPCEIRLDLWNAELRAVIPTTKGEVRIRALIHATAPVLLVELDADEGEHDAKLKWYAYPEVDPVLKNADGINLNQFIPETTVQHLKSGEISIGVQEYGSGEGCTTAWLTCRPDPTERKLGKWNRQTCILTVMKGVENTVRDQAVQELRAVPLSTIGWEAWLHAHRQWWHHYYPESFISIPDTQLESFYWIQMYKLASATRADSLPIDNQGPWLTSTPWPGLWFNMNVQMSYSPIYTANRLHLGMSLIRSLQEHQEQLIRNVPEAYRKDSAGLGRSSSYDLHSPVTDEVGNLTWVMHNCWRHCRYAMDDNMLQDVVFPLLRRSVCLYLHLLEEGQDGRLHLPPTVSPEYGSFKQLKIADAHYDLALLRWGCETLIRITDKLGIHDSLHDRWRDVLDRLVPFPVDSSGYMIGENQRLDFGHRHFSHLLAAFPLQLVGDTEEERELILRSLRHWIGLEGDLRGFSFTGAASIGAILGLGDEALAYLRSLMHLIKPNTMYKEAGPVIETPLAGAESIHDMLLQSRGERISVFPAVPEEWPEAVFHRLRSEGGFLVSAVREEGRTAWIHICSLAGGSCRIATDMVSSPDAGLVLEIGGMSTVCPIQADGWIHLVMQAGEEAYIYSDHWSGSSPFKISPIPAEKGNCNMFGSRKPWRLYGIPR; encoded by the coding sequence GTGAATAGCCGCATTGAGGAAGCCATTGATTGGCCGGTGTTTATGTCCAGGCACGACATGTTATGGTCGACGCGTCCGATCAGCTGGGATGAAGGGGCGTTTCTTGGAAACGGCATGCTGGGCGCGATGATGTATAGCGAGGAACACCGGGATAAACGGAACGTGCTGCGCTTTGTGCTTGGACGGTCGGATATCACCGCATCACGCCCGGGTAATCGGGATTTTCCGGTACGCGTGCCCATCGGCGAGCTCGCTTTGGAGCTGGAGGGCTGGATTTATCAGCCCTGCGAAATCCGATTGGATTTATGGAATGCTGAGCTTAGAGCGGTTATACCGACAACCAAAGGGGAGGTCAGGATTCGCGCGCTGATTCATGCAACGGCTCCGGTACTTCTTGTGGAGCTGGACGCAGATGAAGGGGAACACGATGCGAAGCTGAAGTGGTACGCTTATCCGGAGGTTGACCCCGTATTGAAGAATGCGGACGGGATTAATCTCAACCAGTTTATTCCCGAAACCACTGTTCAGCATTTGAAATCCGGCGAGATATCGATCGGCGTCCAGGAATATGGAAGCGGGGAAGGCTGCACTACAGCTTGGCTTACATGCCGCCCTGATCCGACCGAACGAAAGTTGGGGAAATGGAACAGGCAAACCTGTATCTTAACCGTCATGAAAGGGGTGGAAAATACCGTTCGCGATCAAGCGGTTCAAGAGCTTCGGGCTGTCCCCCTCTCAACCATCGGTTGGGAAGCTTGGCTGCATGCCCATCGCCAATGGTGGCATCATTATTACCCGGAGAGTTTCATATCCATACCGGATACGCAGCTGGAGAGCTTTTACTGGATTCAGATGTATAAGCTGGCTTCTGCGACCCGAGCGGACTCACTCCCTATCGATAATCAAGGTCCGTGGCTCACTTCCACGCCATGGCCGGGGTTATGGTTCAATATGAATGTTCAGATGAGTTATTCCCCAATCTATACGGCGAATCGTCTCCATCTCGGCATGTCGCTGATTCGCTCATTGCAGGAGCATCAGGAGCAGCTGATCCGAAACGTTCCCGAAGCCTACCGTAAGGATTCGGCCGGACTCGGCCGGAGCTCCAGCTATGACCTGCACAGCCCGGTCACGGATGAAGTGGGGAATTTAACGTGGGTCATGCATAACTGCTGGCGTCACTGCCGTTATGCCATGGACGACAATATGCTGCAAGACGTGGTCTTTCCACTCCTGCGGCGCAGTGTGTGTTTATATTTGCATCTTCTTGAGGAAGGGCAGGACGGCCGACTTCATTTACCACCGACGGTTTCGCCTGAATACGGCTCCTTCAAGCAGTTGAAGATTGCCGATGCCCATTATGATTTGGCCCTGCTGCGCTGGGGATGTGAAACCTTAATCCGCATCACGGATAAGCTCGGCATTCATGATTCACTGCATGATCGCTGGCGGGATGTCCTGGACCGATTGGTACCCTTTCCGGTCGATAGTTCCGGTTATATGATCGGCGAGAATCAGCGCTTGGATTTTGGACACCGGCATTTCAGCCACCTGCTGGCAGCATTTCCGCTGCAACTCGTAGGCGATACCGAAGAGGAGAGGGAGCTTATCCTTCGCTCGCTCCGCCATTGGATCGGACTTGAAGGAGATTTGCGCGGATTCAGCTTCACCGGAGCAGCCTCGATTGGGGCCATACTCGGACTAGGCGATGAAGCATTGGCGTATTTAAGAAGCTTAATGCATCTCATCAAGCCGAACACCATGTATAAAGAGGCGGGACCGGTCATCGAAACGCCGCTCGCGGGGGCGGAGTCGATCCATGATATGCTGCTCCAGAGCAGAGGGGAGCGAATCAGCGTTTTCCCCGCTGTTCCTGAGGAGTGGCCGGAGGCGGTATTTCATCGGCTGCGGTCGGAAGGCGGCTTTCTTGTGAGTGCTGTTCGGGAGGAGGGGCGTACCGCTTGGATACATATTTGCAGTCTTGCGGGTGGATCGTGCCGAATCGCAACGGATATGGTTTCATCACCGGATGCCGGCTTGGTATTGGAGATCGGGGGCATGTCCACAGTATGTCCGATCCAGGCTGACGGATGGATCCATCTGGTTATGCAGGCGGGAGAAGAAGCTTATATATACAGCGATCATTGGAGCGGATCTTCGCCTTTCAAGATCTCGCCCATCCCTGCAGAGAAGGGGAATTGCAATATGTTCGGCAGCCGCAAGCCATGGAGGCTGTACGGAATTCCCCGTTAA
- a CDS encoding carbohydrate ABC transporter permease has protein sequence MEWRAGNRSVGEKLFDMFNYALLTIITLCTLYPLIYVLFASLSDPTRYMQHSGILWKPLDMTFNAYRLVFDNPMIIQGYMNTFLIVSGGLVLNITLTAFGAYALSRKGLRYRKQLMLFIVFTMFFSGGLIPLYFTVKGLELTNTLWSLIIPQAISAFNLIIMRTAFEAVPDSLEESAKIDGANEFVILFRIMMPLCMPVIAVMLLYYGVSHWNSWFQAMIYLQDRSLYPLQLVLRELLLLNDASSMASGASGGEVAVIGETLKHATIIVATVPILLVYPFLQKYFVKGALIGAIKG, from the coding sequence ATGGAATGGAGAGCAGGGAATCGATCGGTCGGCGAAAAGCTGTTTGATATGTTTAATTACGCCTTGTTGACCATCATCACATTATGTACGTTGTATCCATTGATCTACGTGCTGTTTGCTTCCTTGAGTGATCCAACCCGTTACATGCAGCATTCGGGGATTCTGTGGAAGCCGCTGGATATGACGTTTAACGCTTATCGGCTCGTGTTTGATAATCCGATGATTATTCAAGGATACATGAATACGTTCCTTATCGTTTCCGGCGGCTTGGTGCTTAATATTACATTGACCGCGTTCGGAGCGTATGCACTGTCCCGGAAGGGATTGCGATATCGTAAGCAGCTGATGCTGTTTATCGTATTTACGATGTTTTTCAGCGGCGGCTTGATTCCCCTGTATTTTACAGTAAAAGGCTTGGAGCTAACCAATACGCTGTGGTCTTTAATTATTCCACAGGCCATATCTGCTTTTAATCTGATTATCATGAGAACGGCTTTTGAGGCGGTGCCGGATAGTCTGGAAGAATCGGCCAAGATCGACGGAGCCAATGAATTTGTCATCTTATTCCGAATCATGATGCCGCTCTGCATGCCGGTTATCGCCGTCATGCTGCTGTATTACGGCGTCAGTCACTGGAATTCATGGTTTCAGGCCATGATCTATCTGCAGGATCGCTCCTTGTATCCGCTGCAGCTCGTCCTGCGGGAGCTGCTGCTTCTGAACGATGCAAGTTCTATGGCAAGCGGTGCGAGCGGCGGGGAAGTCGCCGTCATCGGCGAGACGCTGAAGCATGCGACCATTATCGTGGCGACGGTCCCGATTCTGCTGGTTTATCCGTTTCTGCAGAAGTATTTCGTGAAGGGCGCTCTAATTGGTGCCATTAAAGGATAG
- a CDS encoding ABC transporter permease, giving the protein MAKLPPPTRTSIPSNTAGLNPRKWGLLKDISKNRFLYIMLIPVLLYFAVFHYFPMYGASIAFKEFSPRLGIMGSPWAGWEHFESFFNGIYFWRVVKNTLLISFYELIFGFPAPIILALLLNEIRKTAFKRTVQTITYMPHFISLVVVCGIIKEFTMSDGLINDIMAFFGWERVSLLLESEYFRTLFVTSGIWQNIGWGTIIYLAALAGIDQEQYEAAKIDGANRWRQMLNVTLPGIMPTIVILFILEIGRLMNVGSEKIILLYNPSIYDTADVISSYVYRVGLQEFNYSFSSAVGLFNSAINFTLVIGSNWLSRRMNKTSLW; this is encoded by the coding sequence ATGGCGAAACTTCCGCCTCCGACACGCACGTCAATTCCTTCAAACACGGCAGGACTGAATCCTCGAAAATGGGGCTTGCTGAAGGACATTAGCAAAAATCGTTTCCTGTACATCATGTTGATTCCGGTACTTCTATATTTCGCGGTTTTTCATTATTTTCCGATGTACGGGGCGTCCATAGCTTTTAAAGAGTTCTCCCCACGTCTTGGTATCATGGGAAGTCCATGGGCCGGCTGGGAGCATTTCGAATCGTTTTTCAACGGCATTTACTTCTGGCGAGTTGTCAAGAATACGCTGTTAATCAGCTTTTATGAACTGATCTTTGGCTTTCCGGCCCCCATTATATTGGCGCTCCTGCTGAACGAAATCAGAAAAACCGCATTCAAACGTACGGTTCAAACCATAACCTATATGCCGCATTTTATTTCGCTGGTCGTTGTTTGCGGCATCATTAAGGAATTCACGATGAGTGACGGGTTAATCAACGATATCATGGCCTTTTTCGGATGGGAACGGGTCTCCCTTCTGCTGGAATCCGAATATTTCCGGACTCTTTTCGTAACCTCCGGAATTTGGCAGAACATCGGCTGGGGGACCATCATCTACCTTGCCGCCTTGGCCGGTATCGACCAAGAACAATATGAGGCCGCGAAGATCGATGGAGCCAACCGGTGGAGGCAAATGCTGAACGTGACGCTGCCGGGGATAATGCCAACGATAGTCATTCTGTTCATTCTTGAGATCGGCAGGCTGATGAACGTCGGCAGCGAGAAAATCATTCTGCTCTATAACCCGTCAATCTACGATACCGCAGACGTCATTAGCTCCTATGTGTACCGGGTCGGGCTGCAGGAATTCAATTACAGCTTCAGCTCGGCAGTAGGGCTGTTCAATTCGGCCATCAATTTCACGCTTGTCATCGGCTCAAACTGGCTGAGCCGCAGGATGAACAAAACCAGCTTGTGGTAG
- a CDS encoding extracellular solute-binding protein has product MMVHRMLAKDSLLRNLKSGLTAVLLTSLLLAGCSSGSKENTPEAKPNDGGKDASTAIGSSYPLNTTETITSWEILNMNAVTFYSNLADTPFGKALVDQTGVQVEYIHPNDQQTTEQFNLMIASDELPDVIEYDWTGRSAGSYPGGPEKAIQDGVILELNDLIDQYAPNLKKKLEADPTLDRMVKTDSGKYYVFPMIRNPSGLVFRGPMIRQDWLEELGLPVPTTIEEWEKTLIAFRDEKGATAPLSVTYTGGNFEIRDAFIGAYKTSNSFYVDDEGKVKYGPMDPQYKDFLALFRKWFAEGLFDKDFALTDTKALDNKILTGQTGATVHLLSGGMGKWMDAMKEQDPKFKLVGAPYPTLNPGEIPFIGQRDFKYNPGPSKAITTAAKNPELIVRWLDYAYSEEGSLLYNFGIEGESYVMENGAPMYTDLIKNNEKYSLQQMVSQYSKPNGPYEADERRNWNTFPEQDEAVKVWSKTDAEKHILPGFLTPTAEESKELGKILTEVSNYKEEMFVKFIVGKEPMESYDKYVEQLKKLGIERAVEIYQSALDRYNSR; this is encoded by the coding sequence ATGATGGTACATCGTATGCTGGCCAAAGACAGCTTGCTGAGAAATTTGAAGTCAGGATTGACCGCCGTATTGTTAACTAGTTTGCTGCTTGCGGGTTGTTCGTCAGGGAGTAAGGAGAATACGCCGGAGGCAAAGCCGAACGACGGCGGGAAGGATGCGTCAACCGCAATCGGCTCATCGTATCCGCTGAACACAACCGAAACGATCACGTCTTGGGAAATCTTGAACATGAATGCCGTAACCTTCTATTCCAATCTTGCGGATACACCGTTCGGGAAGGCGCTTGTCGACCAAACGGGAGTGCAGGTCGAGTACATTCATCCGAATGATCAGCAGACCACCGAGCAATTCAATCTGATGATTGCCTCCGATGAGCTTCCGGACGTCATTGAATATGATTGGACCGGAAGAAGTGCGGGCTCTTATCCGGGCGGACCGGAGAAAGCCATCCAGGACGGCGTGATTCTGGAACTTAATGATCTGATTGATCAATATGCGCCCAACTTGAAGAAGAAACTCGAAGCGGACCCGACGCTTGATCGCATGGTCAAAACAGACAGCGGCAAGTATTATGTATTTCCCATGATCCGCAATCCGTCCGGGCTCGTCTTCCGCGGGCCCATGATCCGCCAAGATTGGCTGGAAGAGCTTGGGCTGCCCGTGCCGACGACCATAGAGGAGTGGGAGAAGACGCTAATCGCCTTTCGCGACGAAAAAGGAGCCACTGCGCCGCTTAGCGTGACGTATACCGGCGGAAATTTTGAGATCCGCGATGCCTTCATCGGAGCTTACAAGACATCGAACTCCTTCTATGTAGATGATGAAGGAAAGGTAAAGTATGGGCCTATGGATCCGCAATACAAGGATTTCCTGGCCTTGTTCCGCAAATGGTTCGCGGAAGGGTTGTTTGACAAGGATTTCGCGCTCACCGATACGAAAGCATTGGATAACAAGATCTTGACCGGGCAGACCGGGGCCACGGTACATCTCCTCAGCGGCGGCATGGGCAAATGGATGGACGCCATGAAGGAGCAGGATCCGAAATTCAAGCTGGTCGGCGCTCCATATCCAACGCTCAATCCGGGCGAAATTCCCTTTATCGGACAACGGGACTTCAAGTACAATCCGGGACCGAGCAAGGCCATCACAACGGCTGCCAAAAATCCCGAGCTGATCGTACGCTGGCTTGATTATGCTTACAGCGAAGAAGGCTCGTTGCTCTATAACTTTGGCATTGAAGGGGAGAGCTATGTGATGGAGAACGGCGCTCCGATGTATACCGATTTGATTAAAAACAATGAGAAGTACAGTCTGCAGCAGATGGTATCGCAGTATTCCAAGCCGAATGGTCCATACGAAGCGGATGAACGTCGGAATTGGAATACGTTCCCCGAGCAGGATGAGGCCGTGAAAGTATGGTCGAAGACGGATGCCGAGAAGCATATACTGCCTGGCTTCCTGACGCCAACCGCCGAAGAAAGCAAGGAGCTTGGCAAGATTCTAACCGAAGTAAGCAACTATAAAGAGGAAATGTTTGTCAAGTTCATTGTCGGCAAGGAGCCGATGGAGAGTTATGACAAGTATGTGGAGCAGCTCAAGAAGCTGGGTATTGAGCGGGCGGTTGAAATCTATCAAAGCGCACTGGATCGATACAACAGCAGATAA
- a CDS encoding helix-turn-helix domain-containing protein gives MFSTLRKYNRSVITAWLFSYITVLMVPVLISFVLYSISYHQVRSETNRANGLLLQQMEMSIDSKLKSLERLSLEIALNKEISAFSSAELPLRDPQYYDVFKISESLRTYKNANDSIEDIYVMYLNSGTVISTFDHTNGRGLYQKLRQPDDTSYDQWTDFFEQRYVNGYKPMVFNDSMESFPVVVFAHSLVFNSPAQPSAVVLFLIKDSKLIESVPQQKGANMFIIDAESRYIAASDKDLAVPANLRYEHLQGDSGMIYMKSDAGQTALSYITSQVTGWKYVSVLPAALFNEKMKNLRLLTWLSIALCLIIGGLVTGLLLRRNYMPVQLMLHSLSKQFGLRFDRGANEYAFLEGAIQHQFHEKADIQTQLRKHGNTIRAHLLRRLLKGYADHDQSLQSALPAHDIRFRSERSVVMLISIDHFGKFEQFGIRGLPDQKQQMLYFVLTNVLEDTASNEAVAFTTEMNDVLACIVNFRAEIPEEQELSVLNRMLAEVQDFMGKHIETELTLAVGQVHTGLHGIAQSYQEALTALEYRIVIGSGQFIQYSDTLMSKGKQSHRFYYPLSVEQQFVYVVKSGNYDKAEAILEDIFQANFTKHPVSVPLAKCLMYNLASTMLNTLEEVKAGSKRTWEDHYIEVNPLLECDHVPEMKDRMKQMLGDVCGWILAEKRDHHRYFIEDVRLYIEENLYDPSLNISMIGDAFQRTPSYVSRLYKDYTGETLLDSINRLRVAEAKELLAHGKLTVNEIAGRVGYADVSTFLRIFKKFEGITPGKYQKTAL, from the coding sequence ATGTTCAGCACCCTTCGCAAATATAACCGCAGCGTCATTACGGCATGGCTGTTCTCTTATATTACCGTATTAATGGTGCCAGTCCTGATCAGCTTTGTACTCTATTCGATCTCGTACCATCAAGTGAGGAGCGAAACCAACCGGGCAAACGGGTTACTTCTTCAGCAAATGGAAATGTCCATTGACAGCAAGCTGAAGAGCCTTGAGCGATTAAGCCTGGAAATTGCGTTAAACAAGGAGATTTCTGCATTTTCCAGCGCGGAGCTCCCGCTTCGCGATCCTCAATATTATGATGTGTTCAAGATATCCGAAAGCCTGCGAACGTATAAAAATGCGAACGATTCCATCGAAGATATATACGTCATGTACCTGAACAGCGGTACGGTTATATCAACGTTTGATCACACGAACGGCAGGGGCCTCTATCAAAAGCTGAGACAGCCGGACGACACCTCCTATGATCAGTGGACGGATTTTTTCGAGCAAAGATATGTAAACGGTTACAAACCCATGGTGTTTAATGACAGCATGGAGAGCTTCCCGGTTGTCGTGTTCGCCCATTCCCTCGTATTCAACTCTCCGGCCCAGCCTTCGGCCGTTGTCCTGTTCTTGATCAAGGATTCGAAACTAATCGAGAGCGTTCCCCAGCAAAAGGGTGCCAATATGTTCATTATAGATGCGGAAAGCCGGTACATCGCTGCATCCGACAAGGATCTGGCCGTACCTGCAAATCTGCGTTATGAACATTTGCAAGGAGACAGCGGAATGATCTATATGAAATCGGATGCGGGGCAGACCGCGCTTTCCTATATTACGTCCCAAGTCACCGGCTGGAAATATGTATCGGTACTCCCGGCGGCTTTGTTTAATGAGAAAATGAAAAATTTACGCCTTTTGACATGGCTCAGCATAGCCCTATGCCTGATCATTGGAGGCTTGGTCACGGGATTGTTATTACGCCGAAACTATATGCCGGTTCAATTGATGCTGCACAGTTTATCCAAGCAATTCGGCCTCAGATTTGACCGGGGGGCCAATGAATACGCATTCCTGGAGGGGGCGATTCAACATCAATTCCATGAAAAAGCAGATATACAAACGCAGCTTCGCAAACATGGCAATACGATTCGAGCTCATTTGCTGCGGCGCCTCCTGAAGGGGTACGCCGATCATGATCAATCGCTCCAGAGCGCCCTCCCGGCCCACGATATCCGGTTTCGATCGGAGCGATCTGTCGTCATGCTGATATCGATCGATCATTTTGGCAAGTTTGAGCAGTTTGGCATCCGTGGGCTCCCGGATCAGAAGCAGCAAATGCTCTATTTCGTGCTGACGAATGTCCTTGAGGATACGGCATCCAATGAAGCGGTCGCTTTTACGACGGAAATGAACGATGTGCTTGCTTGTATTGTTAACTTTAGAGCGGAAATCCCTGAGGAGCAGGAGCTATCCGTTCTGAACCGAATGCTGGCCGAGGTCCAGGATTTCATGGGCAAACATATCGAAACGGAGCTTACGCTGGCCGTAGGACAGGTCCATACGGGCTTGCACGGCATCGCTCAATCTTATCAAGAGGCTCTAACCGCGCTTGAGTACCGCATTGTGATAGGGAGCGGCCAGTTTATCCAGTACAGCGATACTCTGATGAGTAAAGGTAAGCAATCCCACCGTTTCTATTATCCTCTAAGTGTTGAGCAGCAGTTCGTTTATGTGGTGAAAAGCGGGAACTACGACAAAGCGGAAGCGATTCTTGAAGATATTTTTCAAGCCAATTTTACCAAGCACCCGGTTTCGGTTCCACTTGCCAAATGCCTGATGTACAACTTGGCAAGCACGATGCTGAATACCCTTGAGGAAGTGAAGGCGGGAAGCAAGCGAACATGGGAAGACCATTACATTGAAGTGAATCCATTGCTCGAGTGCGATCATGTTCCGGAGATGAAGGATCGGATGAAACAAATGCTCGGGGATGTCTGCGGATGGATTCTGGCCGAGAAACGGGATCATCATCGTTATTTCATCGAAGATGTCCGGCTGTATATCGAAGAGAACCTTTATGACCCGAGTTTGAATATTTCGATGATCGGCGATGCTTTTCAGCGGACTCCGTCTTACGTTTCGAGACTCTATAAGGATTACACCGGAGAAACCTTGCTGGATTCCATCAACCGTCTTCGTGTGGCTGAGGCGAAAGAACTGCTGGCCCATGGGAAACTTACCGTAAATGAAATCGCGGGCCGGGTCGGTTACGCGGATGTCAGCACATTTCTGCGAATCTTCAAAAAATTCGAAGGCATCACCCCCGGAAAATACCAGAAAACCGCGCTATAA
- a CDS encoding glycoside hydrolase family 88 protein — MSKLETRPQLDLDTWWNGARMKVDRILARKPDLAPHAAKDGEYDGLTLDNWISGFWPGMLWIVYDMTGDTKYRKAAWDFDIRMERLTLEESRFHHDVGFQYLPTSVMKYKLTGDADGKRRGLAAANFLAGRFNLAGQYIRAWNKDLPGWAIIDCLMNLSLLYWAAEEGEDPRFRHIANAHANMALRHMIRADGSTCHVAVFDPESGELLEYKGWQGYAPDSCWSRGNAWALYGMANAYRYTNNLNYLQAAKQVAHHFIASLQEHGVPPWDFRVPDPETEPCDTSAAAIAASGLLELAALTTPEIGAVYRKAAERIIAVLSTEYAAFQAPEHEGILFGGTGHKPADTNINVSLIYGDYYYIEALAKLRGWAHRVF; from the coding sequence ATGAGTAAACTAGAGACCCGCCCTCAACTCGACTTGGATACGTGGTGGAATGGTGCTCGCATGAAGGTGGACCGGATATTGGCCAGAAAGCCAGATCTTGCACCGCATGCGGCCAAGGACGGAGAATACGACGGTTTGACGTTGGATAACTGGATCTCGGGTTTTTGGCCGGGAATGCTGTGGATTGTTTACGATATGACCGGAGATACGAAATATCGGAAAGCGGCGTGGGACTTTGATATTCGGATGGAGCGCTTGACGCTGGAAGAAAGCCGCTTTCACCATGATGTGGGATTTCAGTATTTGCCGACATCCGTCATGAAATACAAGTTGACCGGCGATGCAGACGGCAAAAGGCGAGGGCTTGCGGCTGCCAACTTTCTGGCAGGGCGGTTTAACCTGGCCGGCCAATACATCAGGGCATGGAACAAGGATCTTCCGGGATGGGCCATCATCGATTGTCTCATGAACTTATCCCTTTTGTATTGGGCTGCCGAAGAAGGAGAAGACCCTCGATTCCGCCACATCGCAAATGCCCACGCAAACATGGCATTACGGCATATGATTCGTGCCGATGGATCCACCTGCCATGTTGCCGTATTTGATCCGGAAAGCGGAGAGCTGCTGGAGTATAAAGGCTGGCAGGGCTATGCCCCGGATTCCTGTTGGTCCAGAGGGAATGCGTGGGCGTTGTATGGGATGGCCAACGCTTACCGATACACGAACAATTTAAATTACTTGCAAGCCGCCAAGCAGGTAGCTCATCATTTTATAGCCTCATTACAAGAACATGGGGTCCCGCCATGGGATTTCCGCGTACCGGATCCCGAAACCGAGCCGTGCGACACTTCGGCCGCGGCCATTGCCGCTTCAGGATTATTGGAGCTGGCTGCCCTGACAACCCCGGAGATTGGCGCTGTGTACCGGAAAGCCGCTGAACGAATCATCGCGGTTTTGTCAACGGAGTATGCAGCCTTTCAGGCCCCTGAGCATGAGGGGATCCTGTTTGGAGGAACCGGCCATAAGCCGGCGGATACCAATATCAATGTATCGCTTATATATGGGGATTATTATTACATTGAGGCACTCGCGAAGCTTCGGGGCTGGGCCCATCGCGTATTCTGA